GAGGTCGCTCGTGGTCGCCCCGGAACAGCTCACATCGGTCAACCGGGCGCCGAGTGATTTCGCCGCGATCGCGGGGTAGTTGTTGTCCGAGCGCAGGCACAGCAGGTTGATGTCTTGATTCGGGATCAGCGGCCCCGCGGCCGCGGAATCGCCCAGTGCCACGTATTCGAGCTGATCCTGCGCCAGTGCGGGCATCGCCGTCGCGGTCACCGCCATTCCGGTGGCGATACAGAGGAGCCCAGCCCAGAGTCGTCCGCCCAGCCGCATTCCAGCCTCCAACACCGTTGTCGTAGCGGGTGTTCACATGGTGCGGGGCGAGAACGTGAATCATCGTGGGAATCTGCCCAGACTCCCCAACTTGTGCTTGTGACGTATCACTAAGGCAACAATGAGGCGTGAACGATGCGGCGACGATCCACACCTGGAAAGCCCTTGGTGGCCAAGGAGAACTAGCCGGGAGCGTGTCTTACGAAGGAGCCCGGGGCGTGCTGTCGGCCCGCCTGCCTGTCCGCGAACTGGCGCGGGCGACGGTAGGCGCGTGCTCGTTGGCTGCGGCGGAGCTGTTGGCTGTACGGAACGGGACGCGGGTGCCCGCTGTGCGCGTGCACGAGGGTGCGGTGGCTACGGCCTTCGTCAGCGAGCGGCACCTCAGGATCGACGGTCGCGCCGTGGTCAGCTTCGCGCCATTGTCGGGTTTCTGGCAGACCGCGGACGGCTGGGTCCGCACGCATGCGAACTACCCGCACCATCGGTCTCGGTTGCTGAGCGCGCTGGGCATCCCCGACACCGAGAACGACGAGCAGCTGGCCAAGTCCTTGTCCGACAAGTTGATCATGTGCCGGGCGGAGTGGGTTCAGGAGACGGTCTACGCCGCAGGCGGCTTGGCCGTGGCGGTGACAGAGAACGGAGCCCGTCACCCGCTCGTGGAGACGTTGGATGTCAGAGAGGCGGCACGTCCGTTGCCCGCAGCCGCGTTGCCAGCGGATGGTGTGCGCGTTCTCGACCTGACCAGGGTCATCGCGGGGCCGGTGGCGACACGCACGCTCGCCCTGCTCGGGGCGGATGTGCTGCGCGTTGACAGCCCACGGCTCGCGGAGAGCGAGGACGCTCACGCGGACACCGGCTTCGGCAAGCGTTCGACACTGCTCGACCTCGCCAAGAGTTCGGATCGGAGCGTGTTCGACGAGCTGTTGAACACGGCGGACGTGGTGGTCACGGGATACCGGCCTGGAGCACTCGACCGACTCGGGCTCTCCTCCGAGGCGATGCGTGAAAAGCGTCCCGGATTGGTCGTGGCCCAGCTCAGCGCGTGGGGCTGGACAGGACCTTGGGCGGAACGGCGCGGCTTCGACAGCCTCGTCCAAGCCGCGAGCGGTATCGCCATCAGGGAGGGAGGCAACGGACGTCCGGGAGCCCTGCCGGCCCAGGCGCTCGATCACGGCACTGGCTACCTCCTCGCCGCAGCGGTCCTGCGGGCGCTCAGCGAACGGCGCGGACGGACCGTGCGCTTCTCGCTGGCGGGCACGGCGTCGTGGCTGATGCGCGAAGTGCGTCCAGCACCGCTCGACGGCGGCGAGTACTCACCGGAGCCCTGGCTGACCGGCACGCCGTCCCCGTATGACGAACTCCGGCACGCGCGACCGCCCGTTCACTACGAGGGCTGTCCCCGAACCTGGTCCCAGGCTCCGACCCGCTGGGGCACGGATCGTGCGCGTTTCCGGGACGAGTGAAGAGGGGAGCCGATCCGGCTCCCCTCTTCCGCGCTGAACTACGCGCCCAGTCTCTTCGCGAGCAGCTGCTTGCCCTGCTCGGCGCCTTTGCGGCTCTCGCCCTGCGCACGGCGGAAGAACGCCGCGAGCTCCGTGTCGCCCGAGCGCTCGGCGTCTTCGGCGTAGGTCTCCATCCGCAGCGCGTTGCTCAGGCACGCCTCGACGAACCAGATGAGGTTGTAGTCCTTGTCCTTCGTCCCGGTGATCTGGCCGGCTTCGCTGATCGACACGGCTCCTCCTTCGTCGTCCGGCTCCGTATCCCGGCTACCCGGCCAGTTCCGGCTGACACCTGGCCAAAAGCGTAACCAGTAGGTTACGCTTTTTCCCGTGGACGAGGTGGCCAGCGCGATCGCGGACCCGGTGCGACGGGAGATCCTGACCCTGCTGCGCGGCGGGCGGCTGCCCGCGGGCGAGATCGCCGACCGCTTCCCGATCAGCCGTCCGGCGGTGAGCCGACACCTGAGGGTGCTCAGGGACAGCGGGCTCGTGCATGACGAACTGGTCGGCAGGCAGCGGTTCTACGTGCTGCACCCGGAACGGCTCACCGAGCTCACCGAGTGGCTGGCGTCGTTCGCCCGGCCCTCGGGTTGGGAACACCGCCTCGACGCACTGGAGACCGAGGTCTACCGAACCCGTCGTGAGCGGCGCGTTCAGGACCAACAGGAGGAAGAGACCGCATGAAGCGCACACCGACAGGCCGCCTTTTCGGCACGGATTCCGGCACAGACCTCGTGCTCGACCGCACGTTCCGTGCTCCGATCGAGGACGTGTGGGCCAGCGTCACCGAGTCCGAGCGCACCGCTCGGTGGTTCGGCCCCTGGGAGGGTGACGCCGGGCCAGGGCGGACGGTCAAGCTACGGCTGGCCTTCGAGGAGCAGCAGCCGTGGTGCGATCTGCGCATCGACGCGTGCTCGCCCCCGCGGCAGCTGGCCGTGTCCATGAAGGACGAGGCCGGGAACTGGCGGCTGGAGCTCGATCTGTCCGAACAGGACGGGGTGACGACGCTGCGCCTGACCCACCACCTGGACTCCGACGAGGGCGTCGGCGAGGTCGGGCCCGGCTGGGAGTACTACCTCGACATGCTCGTCGCGGCGCGGGAGGGTTCCTCCCAGCCGGACTTCACCGAGTACTACCCGGAGATGAAGCCCTACTTCGAGGCTCAGCGCTGAGTCACCACGGGGGTGTTCTGGCCAGCGGTGAGAACCCAGCGCCCGTCCTCCTTGGTCATCACGTAGAGCGGAGCGCCCTCGCTGTCGCCCGGCAACGGCTGACCGTCGAGCGCGAAGTACCGCTGGCGCACCTTCACCGCGGCCACGTCCGGCCGGATGAAGAGCACGTGCACGACCTCGTACGTGGCGGTCGAGTCAGTCGTGGCGCCCGGGAGCACCTTGCGGGTGAACTCCGCGATGGCGTCACGACCGAGGAGGACCTTGCCGTGGGCTGTCGTCCAGACCGCGTCCTCGCGGAACAGGCCGACGAACTCCTCCACCAGCTCGTTGCGCTGCACGCGTTCGACCTCGGCGACCACGCGCTTGATGGCTTCGATCTCCTGCTGCTCACTCGTCGTTGTCATGCGAGAAGCGTGCAACCGAAACATTGGTTGAGGTCAACACCGGAACCCGTGCGGCCTTGATCACAGCTTCCGGCCGCTCCGCGGGCGTGGTGCCGTGCCCGGCGCCGTCGATCAGCCGGTTCCCGCTCTCGCTCAGGCCGGAGGAACGAGGCGAGATGATCGAACAGGTGCACGCGGTCGTGCGGTCCGAAGTGGACAAGGTGCCGGCTCCCGGCCGGACCCGGCACCTGCTGACCCCGATCCTCATACCGGTCGCAAGCCCGGGCGCTAGCCTGCCCAGGTGAGTGATCAGCCGCTCAGCGAGGAAGAGATCCGGCAGCGCGTCCGCGAGGCGATGCGGCGCAGCCAACAACTGCTGAAGAAGGAGAAGAAGGCCGAGCAGCGCCCCGACGGAACGCTCCTGCCGATTCTGCGCAGCACGTCGTCCTCTCCCGACCTGGACCACTTCCCGCACGTGCCGGTGCTCCCCGGGACGTTGTTCGCCAGCCTCGCCTACGTCGAGCTGACCCCGGAGGGCACGATCGGGATGCGGCACGTCGTGGACGAGCAGCTGGGCGGTCGCTCCGTCGAGGACCTGATGTCCGATGCGACGACGAACCTGATGTCGGGGCTCAACGCGCAGATCCGGGGTTCCGACGACACCCCGGACCGGATGCTGAGCCTGGAGCGGGAGGGCTACTTCGCGGCGTCGGCGGTGGTGGCGCCGGACTTCCACGAGTGGGTCTCCGGCCTCCTCGAGGAGGATCGGCTGATCGTCGCGCTGCCCTGCCCGGACCAGATCTACATCACCGGCGCCGACTCCTACTGGGCCGACCAGCTCGCCCGGATGGTGCTCGACTCGGACTACGAGCCGAACCCGCTGACGCCGACCCTGCTGCTCTGGGAGAGCACCGGCCCCGACCTCATCGTGGAGCAGCCGGTCAGAACCGAACCGTCGTGAAGCCGTACGAGGAGCTGTCCACTCGCGCGATCCGGTGGGGCGCCGTCGCCCTGCTCGCGGTGGCTGTCGCCCTCGCGGTGGTGCTGCTGCTCTTCTTCGGGCCGGAGCAACGGGAAGCGATCAAGACCACGGGCACGATCGCGCTGGGCACCGGCGGCGGCGTCGCGCTCTGGCTGGCCGCGCGGCGGCAGCGGGCGAACGAGATCGCGCTGAACCAGAAGCACATCGACCAGCAGGCCGCCGATCGTGCGTTCGAGTTCCAGCAACAGGTCAACGAGCAGCAGCGGCGGCACCTCGATCGCGTCGCCGCGGCCACGGAGGCGGATGCCGCCGCCCGCCGGATCACCGACCTGTACAGCAAGTCGGTCGAACAGCTCGGTTCGGACAAGGCACCGGTGCGCCTCGGCGGTCTGTACGCACTGGAACGCCTCGCCCAGGACCACCCCGATCAGCGGCAGACATCGTGAACGTGCTGTGCGCGTACCTGAGGATGCCGTTCGAACCGCCCTCGATCGAGGACGTTCAGGCGAAAACCACGGCAGCGGAAGCGCGGGAATACACGCAGGAGCGCGAGGTGCGGCTGACCGCCCAGCGCATCCTCACCCGGCACCTCCGTCCCGCGGAGCCGGACATCTTCTGGACCGACATCGATCTCGACCTCAGCGGTGCCTACCTCTGCGACTTCAGGCTCGGCGGCGGCCACGTCAGGACCGCGGTTTTCGACGGTGCCACGTTCGGGGGCATCGCCTGGTTCACCGGAGCACTTTTCAGCGAATACGCCTCATTCATGACGACCACCTTCTCCGGCGATGCCGCGTTCGAGAAGGTCCGATTCAACGAAGCAGCATATTTCGACGACGCCGGCTTCTCCTGCAAGACATGGTTCAGTGAAGCGCACTTCACTTCCGCCGCCAAGTTCTCGGGCGCGCACTTCACCGACAGCGCCCTGTTCCGGCAGACGGAGTTCAGTGACGACGCCCTGTTCGAACGGTCGACCTTCCTGACGGAAGCCCAGTTCGACAACTCGCGCTTCCGCGAGTACGCCCAGTTCCGCCAGACGACCTTCGCGGGTCAGGCGCGCTTCGACCGAGCACGGTTCGACGGACCTGCGGAGTTCACCAAAGCGCACTTCGGCGAAGCCGCGCGTTTCACGGAGGCGCATTTCGGCAAGGAATCGAATTTCGCCGGGACACGCTTCACCGGGATCAGCCGCTTCGACAACGCGGCTTTCATCGGTTGGACGCGCTTCGACCGGGTGCAGTTCGCCGAACCACCGACACTCGACAGCACCCGGTTTACCACGAAGGCGCCGGAGAACCTGGCGCACTACCTGCCCGAACCGGGATGAGGCCGATACCGGGGTTCGCGGTTCGAGGTCACTTGTCGTCGAGGAGCACTTCGACGGCGCGCACCGTGGTGTAGCCACGCCAGTCCAGAACACCTGCCGGCGAGATCTTGGCGTAGTCGACGATCCAACCGCCGTCGTCCTGTTGCAGGCGGGCGAGGCGTCCGCGGTCTTCGGCGATCACCTCCGATGTGAACAGGGATCGTGACGGCAGCCCGGAATGCGGCGAGAAGTCCAGCGGATGGAGCGACTCGTCATCCGTGCCCCCGTCGACGTGCACGTGACCGTCCGCGGGCACGTACTCGGCAAGGCGAGCCAGAAGTTCGCTCGCTTCAGCCGGATACCGCTCGTGGGCCGCGTCCAGGAAGTGGATCGCGAAAGCCAGGACGTAGGCGACGGGCCGCTCATCGATCCGCTTGATCGCGTCGAAGCAGTAGCGGACGGCGCGATCGAGCCACGGGTGCGCGGCCACCGCGGGGTCGTGCACCGCGACGCGAAGAGCTTCCGCCGCCGTGACCGAGGTGATCTGGAGCGAGGACCCGGGTTCGGCGTTCTGCCACCACGGTGCGGTAGCGGCGGTGCTGGTCAACGGCAGCGCGAAGGGCAGGCCACCGTCCGGAAGGGAGATCGAGGCCAGCCAATCGCACAGGGCTGCTGCTTGCGGCGCGCGCACGGGGGCGACGTCGCCCAGTGCCTCAAAAGCGTGCAGGGCCGCCCCGGGCTGGCTCTCTGGGGATCGCAGATCGGGTTCGAGTCCCCAGCCGTAGCCCCCGTCGGGGTTGCGGTACGCGTCGAGGGCGGCCAGCACGGCGGTGGGATCACCACCTCCCAGCAGCAGCTCGAAGCGGCGACGGTCCAGCACGCGGGCGTGCCCGGCCATGAACGCGGTAGCGGCGGTGAGGTCGATCGTCATGCGCTTATCGTGCTTCGCCACCGCCGAGGAGGTCTTGAAGAAAGCGGTCATCTCCTCGGAAGTGGTTCAAGCGCGAGGACCGAGGGCACGGTCTCGGGATCGAGCAGCCGGAGAAGGCCGTAGCCGATCCCGGCGAGGCCGGTGAACAGTCCGGACCCGACGAGGTTGGTGTGCAGGCCGCAGCGCCAGCCGTGCTGGTCGACTCCGTCCAGCACCGCGGCGGCCTGGCGGTGGATCGCGTCGGTGAGAGCCGGGTCTCGTCGTGCTGCGAGGAGCAGGAAGTCAAGGTTGCCGAGATCGCCGTGGCAGAGCGAGTGGTCGTTGCCGAAGCCGGAGCGCAGGGTGATCGCGGCGGCGGTGCTCAGCTCGTCCCGCCAAGTCAGGTCGTCGACGACATCCAGGATGATGTGCCGCGCGATGCCGATGCCGGGCGCGCCGTGACACCACGCGACCGATCGATCGGGATCGTCGTCGCCGGGCGAGACGACGAGGTCGGTCGCGATATCGCGACGCACGTCTTTCCAGTCCCCGGCCTCCGTGTCGAACAGATGCGCTTCATAAGCCAAGGCAGCGCGCATCGCGTCGTCACAACGCGCATCGCCGAGCACATCGGCGGCGACTGCCAACGCGGCCGCGACGCCCGAGACACCGTGCGCGAACCCGCCGAGAGGTTCCGGCGCTACTCCCCAGCCCTTGAACAAAGCGGCAGTCCAGCCCGCCCCGACCGCACAAGGGCGCTGCGCCGAAACGAGCCGATCTGCCGCTGCGGCGATAGCGTCTCGAACGACGGCGTCCGGCCGGACACTGTGCAGCGCGGCGAGGCCGAAGATCGCGCCTGCCGCCCCGCCCATGACCTCGAACTGCTCATCGGAGAGCACGTCGGCGCGCAGTCGCTTTGCGAGCCCGAGCGCGCGCTCAAGCAGTCCTAGTTGAGGTGCGAGTGCGTGCAGCTGTGCTAGCCCGTAGACCAGTCCCCCAGTTCCTTGCAGTCCCACGAGACTGCTGGTGTCCGGAGCGTGCTCGATTCGGCGCACGGCGGCACGCGCGGCCTCCGCGGCCAGACGCGTCGATTCTCGGCAGTCGCGCAGTTTGCCGTGGTGCGCGAGGAAGGTCGCGATGCCCGTGAGCCCGTCGTAGAACCCCGTACCCAGGATCCCCACCGCGTAGTTCCCGGTGCGACCGGTCGAGCAGCCCAGCCACACTGCCTCGTCGTCGGCGCTGATTGCCAGAGCGGCGACCTTCTCCGCGACCGCGTCCGCCCCGGCTGCGATCCGGGCTCGGTCGGCGGGATGAGCGGCCGGGGCTGACTCGTGCCGCTGGCGCGCGACGGTCAGTTCGGAGCGGATCGTTTCCGACGTGACCGCTGTGCGGATCAACCAGGTCTGCAACTCCAGATCGTCCGGCCCGAGGCGATCAAGGACGTCGCGAGTGATGCTCATGCCCGACTGAACGATCACCCCGGACAGTGGTTCGCCGTCCGAAGCGCAGACGGGGCCGCCGTCGACGCCCACGGTGAACAGCGGAACGTCGTTGCGCCGCATGTCCCGTTGTTCGGCGTCGACGAACGCGGCGAGCCCTGGCCTCTGGAGGACGTCGGTGTGCAGACGATCGAAGTGCCGCTCTCGGTCCGCGACGTCGCGCAGCAGGCTGGGATGAAAGGACGTGGACAGC
The window above is part of the Allokutzneria albata genome. Proteins encoded here:
- a CDS encoding pentapeptide repeat-containing protein is translated as MNVLCAYLRMPFEPPSIEDVQAKTTAAEAREYTQEREVRLTAQRILTRHLRPAEPDIFWTDIDLDLSGAYLCDFRLGGGHVRTAVFDGATFGGIAWFTGALFSEYASFMTTTFSGDAAFEKVRFNEAAYFDDAGFSCKTWFSEAHFTSAAKFSGAHFTDSALFRQTEFSDDALFERSTFLTEAQFDNSRFREYAQFRQTTFAGQARFDRARFDGPAEFTKAHFGEAARFTEAHFGKESNFAGTRFTGISRFDNAAFIGWTRFDRVQFAEPPTLDSTRFTTKAPENLAHYLPEPG
- a CDS encoding SgcJ/EcaC family oxidoreductase, whose product is MTTTSEQQEIEAIKRVVAEVERVQRNELVEEFVGLFREDAVWTTAHGKVLLGRDAIAEFTRKVLPGATTDSTATYEVVHVLFIRPDVAAVKVRQRYFALDGQPLPGDSEGAPLYVMTKEDGRWVLTAGQNTPVVTQR
- a CDS encoding CoA transferase, which encodes MSYEGARGVLSARLPVRELARATVGACSLAAAELLAVRNGTRVPAVRVHEGAVATAFVSERHLRIDGRAVVSFAPLSGFWQTADGWVRTHANYPHHRSRLLSALGIPDTENDEQLAKSLSDKLIMCRAEWVQETVYAAGGLAVAVTENGARHPLVETLDVREAARPLPAAALPADGVRVLDLTRVIAGPVATRTLALLGADVLRVDSPRLAESEDAHADTGFGKRSTLLDLAKSSDRSVFDELLNTADVVVTGYRPGALDRLGLSSEAMREKRPGLVVAQLSAWGWTGPWAERRGFDSLVQAASGIAIREGGNGRPGALPAQALDHGTGYLLAAAVLRALSERRGRTVRFSLAGTASWLMREVRPAPLDGGEYSPEPWLTGTPSPYDELRHARPPVHYEGCPRTWSQAPTRWGTDRARFRDE
- a CDS encoding metalloregulator ArsR/SmtB family transcription factor; protein product: MDEVASAIADPVRREILTLLRGGRLPAGEIADRFPISRPAVSRHLRVLRDSGLVHDELVGRQRFYVLHPERLTELTEWLASFARPSGWEHRLDALETEVYRTRRERRVQDQQEEETA
- a CDS encoding type 2 lanthipeptide synthetase LanM family protein, translating into MGEVRERSGAIDFDDSHRALGARLADRAAAPFAALADPLVGWAFERLVESAPGTRGPRNAHRWAELLLPALSRRLNGMAQRTCLVELASAREQGLLPGDDSASRFASFLIRIADERQSVLDRYPVLERQLTVVTDLWVAQAVEFSERLERDLPDLVERFADGTDPGAVVDVRMGLGDPHRGARTVSVVEFESGLRCVYKPRSLASDVHFQALLEWVNERLDGLELPTLRCVDRGEYGWTEFVEAADCGSGEAAARLFHRYGGLLAVLYLVHAGDCHSENLIVSGERPFLVDVETVFQPVITSLRSESASAAEMAASAMCEGSVLFSGLLPVGARPADSTELAGLGSSAVAPRPGAALLKAAVVGAGTDRMRIEFAPQPSEPVAPSRTPRPIEHLDDIVSGFAETYQVFVRHRAELVDPSGPIAAFSADRVRCVVRDTMVYGLLLSTSFHPSLLRDVADRERHFDRLHTDVLQRPGLAAFVDAEQRDMRRNDVPLFTVGVDGGPVCASDGEPLSGVIVQSGMSITRDVLDRLGPDDLELQTWLIRTAVTSETIRSELTVARQRHESAPAAHPADRARIAAGADAVAEKVAALAISADDEAVWLGCSTGRTGNYAVGILGTGFYDGLTGIATFLAHHGKLRDCRESTRLAAEAARAAVRRIEHAPDTSSLVGLQGTGGLVYGLAQLHALAPQLGLLERALGLAKRLRADVLSDEQFEVMGGAAGAIFGLAALHSVRPDAVVRDAIAAAADRLVSAQRPCAVGAGWTAALFKGWGVAPEPLGGFAHGVSGVAAALAVAADVLGDARCDDAMRAALAYEAHLFDTEAGDWKDVRRDIATDLVVSPGDDDPDRSVAWCHGAPGIGIARHIILDVVDDLTWRDELSTAAAITLRSGFGNDHSLCHGDLGNLDFLLLAARRDPALTDAIHRQAAAVLDGVDQHGWRCGLHTNLVGSGLFTGLAGIGYGLLRLLDPETVPSVLALEPLPRR
- a CDS encoding prenyltransferase/squalene oxidase repeat-containing protein, which translates into the protein MTIDLTAATAFMAGHARVLDRRRFELLLGGGDPTAVLAALDAYRNPDGGYGWGLEPDLRSPESQPGAALHAFEALGDVAPVRAPQAAALCDWLASISLPDGGLPFALPLTSTAATAPWWQNAEPGSSLQITSVTAAEALRVAVHDPAVAAHPWLDRAVRYCFDAIKRIDERPVAYVLAFAIHFLDAAHERYPAEASELLARLAEYVPADGHVHVDGGTDDESLHPLDFSPHSGLPSRSLFTSEVIAEDRGRLARLQQDDGGWIVDYAKISPAGVLDWRGYTTVRAVEVLLDDK
- a CDS encoding SRPBCC family protein produces the protein MKRTPTGRLFGTDSGTDLVLDRTFRAPIEDVWASVTESERTARWFGPWEGDAGPGRTVKLRLAFEEQQPWCDLRIDACSPPRQLAVSMKDEAGNWRLELDLSEQDGVTTLRLTHHLDSDEGVGEVGPGWEYYLDMLVAAREGSSQPDFTEYYPEMKPYFEAQR